In a genomic window of Quercus lobata isolate SW786 chromosome 4, ValleyOak3.0 Primary Assembly, whole genome shotgun sequence:
- the LOC115987232 gene encoding putative receptor-like protein kinase At3g47110 yields MTLHQTNLCASSSYCIYFHLMILLFLISLLYLQPTVTTAAPTNETDRFALLKFKESVPQDPYNILSSWNDSMHFCNWLGVKCGRRHQRVTVLDLRGHKLRGTLSPYIGNLSFLRSINLQNNSFYGEIPQEIGHLFRLQRLYLSNTTVGGEIPSSLSNCSNLKFLNLGVNKLKGKIPSEVGSLTKLKLLQLGANNLVGGIPSSLGNLSSLTKFAVAYNNLVGNIPDAIGQLNGLLILTISSNKLSGTIPPSLYNVSSLQIFSISYNQLNGTLPANIGLNLPNLQVIYLGGNEFSGPIPTSLFNATQFQQIDLGENKFLGLVPSNLGNLLNLLIIRLSFNYLGKSLHFLTSLTNCSRLQALDLAVNQFDDVLHNSVSNLSNELSELYFGNNEISGTIPGSLTNLVNLIILGLDGNHFTGVIPTAFGKFEKMQRLALLGNRLSGEIPASLGNLTQLFEINLQDNRFEGTIPPSLINCQNLQRLDISQNNLNGSIPQQLIGTSLIPLLYVNLSHNSFTGKLPFEVGNLKNIYKLDISNNSLSGEIPISIGNCLLLEYLYLQGNSFHGAIPSSMASLKGLQLLDVSQNNLSGTIPEGLEKLIFLEKLNLSFNNFEGEVPIEGVFKNISVVSLIGNTRLCGGIPKLQLPKCPVNVMKPRKSNGFKLAIVIISIVQIFLLFSSFLVWMKKSKKKSPSTVSKMDLLPNVSYKELYQATSGFSPSNLIGSGSFGSVYKGLIHPEERPIAVKVLNLQQKGASKSFMVECNVLRNIRHRNLVKILTCCSSMDYSRNQFKALVFEFMTNGSLDFWLHQGLDNENQSRNLSLLQRLNVAIDVAFAIDYLHNHSMQPIIHCDLKPSNVLLDNDMVAHVSDFGLARLLPITNDSSGKQTSTIGIKGSIGYIAPEYGMSGEASIEADVYSYGILLLETFLGKRPTDDMFKDGLNLHNFTKMALPEKLVQIVDPILLPREVDEAPTAIVAAREYNNGNEIQVDVEAQGIPNFCQMDPNVHKCLVSILETGLACSMESPKDRMKMKEVARELHLIKNAFLGSAIRRCEFRRIQV; encoded by the exons ATGACGCTTCACCAAACCAATTTGTGTGCATCCTCGTCTTATTGCATATACTTTCATCTCATGattcttctctttctcatttctctACTCTACTTGCAACCCACCGTTACTACCGCTGCTCCAACAAATGAGACTGATCGTTTCGCTCTGCTCAAATTCAAAGAATCTGTGCCTCAGGATCCCTATAATATATTGAGCTCATGGAATGACTCTATGCACTTCTGCAACTGGCTAGGAGTCAAATGCGGCCGTCGGCACCAAAGAGTCACAGTCTTAGACCTACGAGGCCACAAGTTACGTGGAACTCTATCACCTTACATCGGCAACCTCAGCTTTCTTAGGTCCATCAACCTCCAGAATAATAGCTTCTATGGCGAAATTCCACAAGAAATCGGTCATCTATTCAGACTGCAAAGGCTCTATCTCAGCAATACCACAGTGGGAGGGGAAATACCATCCAGCTTGTCCAACTGCTCCAATCTCAAGTTCTTAAATCTTGGTGTGAATAAGCTTAAAGGGAAGATTCCAAGTGAGGTAGGCTCTTTAACGAAACTCAAATTACTTCAGCTTGGTGCTAACAATTTGGTAGGAGGGATCCCATCTTCTCTAGGAAATCTTTCTTCACTCACAAAATTTGCTGTAGCGTACAATAATTTGGTGGGAAATATTCCAGATGCCATAGGCCAATTAAATGGCTTATTAATTTTGACAATTTCGTCTAATAAATTGTCAGGAACGATCCCTCCCTCTCTTTACAATGTGTCATCTCTCCaaatcttttcaatttcatacaACCAACTTAATGGCACACTTCCAGCCAACATAGGCCTAAATCTTCCAAATCTCCAAGTTATATATTTGGGTGGAAATGAGTTCTCTGGGCCAATCCCTACTTCATTATTCAATGCAACTCAGTTTCAACAAATTGATTTAGGTGAGAATAAGTTTTTGGGATTAGTTCCATCAAATTTGGGAAATCTGCTGAATCTTTTAATAATTAGGTTGAGTTTCAATTATCTAGGAAAGAGCCTCCATTTCTTAACATCGTTGACAAACTGTAGTAGACTTCAAGCATTGGATTTAGCTGTAAACCAATTTGATGATGTTTTGCACAATTCTGTATCAAACTTGTCAAACGAACTCAGTGAATTATATTTTGGAAACAATGAAATATCTGGAACTATTCCTGGATCATTAACGAATCTCGTTAACTTAATTATCTTGGGCTTAGATGGTAATCACTTCACAGGCGTCATTCCTACTGCTTTTGGGAAGTTTGAGAAGATGCAAAGGTTGGCTTTATTAGGAAATAGATTATCAGGAGAAATACCAGCCTCTTTAGGCAACCTTACTCAGTTGTTTGAAATCAACTTACAAGATAACAGATTCGAAGGAACCATACCTCCAAGTTTAATAAACTGCCAAAATTTGCAACGCTTAGACATTTCACAAAATAACCTTAATGGATCCATACCCCAACAGCTTATAGGTACTTCTTTGATACCACTATTATACGTCAATTTATCTCACAACTCATTCACAGGCAAGCTACCATTTGAAGTAggtaatttgaaaaatatctaCAAATTGGATATCTCTAACAACAGTTTATCTGGTGAAATTCCTATATCTATAGGAAATTGTTTGTTATTGGAATATCTTTACCTTCAAGGGAATTCCTTTCATGGAGCCATACCATCATCTATGGCTTCTTTGAAAGGTCTTCAACTTTTAGATGTTTCCCAAAATAACCTTTCAGGAACCATTCCAGAGGGTTTAGAGAAGTTGATTTTCTTAGAAAAATTGAATCTTTCATTCAATAATTTTGAGGGTGAGGTACCAATTGAAGGGGTTTTCAAAAACATAAGTGTTGTATCATTGATTGGAAATACTAGACTTTGTGGTGGTATACCAAAATTGCAGTTGCCAAAATGCCCTGTAAATGTTATGAAACCAAGAAAATCCAATGGATTCAAACTAgcaattgtaattatttctattgttcaaattttccttctattttcatcttttcttgtttggatgaaaaaatcaaaaaagaaatcacCTTCAACGGTTTCAAAAATGGACCTCCTTCCAAATGTTTCATATAAAGAACTCTATCAAGCAACTAGTGGATTTTCTCCAAGTAATTTAATTGGATCTGGCAGTTTTGGCTCTGTATATAAAGGACTTATTCATCCGGAAGAAAGGCCAATTGCTGTAAAGGTCCTTAATCTTCAACAAAAGGGTGCTTCCAAGAGCTTTATGGTTGAATGTAATGTCTTAAGAAATATCCGACACAGAAATCTTGTTAAGATACTAACATGTTGCTCTAGCATGGATTACAGTAGGAATCAATTCAAAGCTCTAGTATTTGAATTCATGACAAATGGAAGCTTAGATTTTTGGCTTCATCAAGGGCTAGACAATGAAAACCAATCAAGGAACTTGAGCCTTCTTCAAAGATTAAATGTTGCAATTGATGTGGCTTTTGCAATAGATTATCTTCACAACCATTCTATGCAACCTATCATTCATTGTGATTTAAAACCAAGCAATGTTCTTCTTGACAATGACATGGTTGCTCATGTAAGCGATTTTGGTTTAGCAAGGCTCCTCCCAATCACCAATGATTCTTCTGGAAAGCAAACTAGTACAATTGGGATAAAAGGATCAATTGGTTACATTGCTCCAG AGTATGGCATGAGTGGTGAGGCATCAATAGAGGCAGACGTGTATAGCTATGGCATATTACTACTGGAGACGTTCTTAGGAAAGAGACCCACTGATGACATGTTTAAAGATGGTCTCAATCTCCACAATTTTACTAAGATGGCACTGCCTGAAAAACTTGTTCAAATTGTGGATCCAATCCTTCTACCAAGAGAAGTTGATGAAGCTCCAACAGCAATAGTGGCAGCTAGAGAATATAATAATGGCAATGAAATTCAAGTAGACGTGGAAGCTCAAGGTATTCCAAACTTTTGCCAAATGGATCCCAATGTGCATAAATGCTTAGTATCAATCCTTGAAACTGGACTTGCTTGTTCAATGGAGTCACCAAAAGATAGAATGAAGATGAAGGAAGTTGCCAGGGAACTACATTTgatcaaaaatgcttttctTGGTTCTGCTATCCGCAGATGTGAATTTAGAAGAATCCAAGTTTAA